One region of Budorcas taxicolor isolate Tak-1 chromosome 3, Takin1.1, whole genome shotgun sequence genomic DNA includes:
- the SFPQ gene encoding splicing factor, proline- and glutamine-rich isoform X2, producing the protein MSRDRFRSRGGGGGGFHRRGGGGGRGGLHDFRSPPPGMGLNQNRGPMGPVPGQGGPKPQIPPPPPHQQQHQQQQQPPPQQPPPQQPPPLQPPPHQPPHQQPPHQQPPHQQPPPPPQDSSKSVVPQGPGSAPGVGSAPPATGSAPPATPPTSGAPTGPGPTPTPPPAVTSAPPGAPPPAPPSSGVPTTPPQAGGPPPPPPAGGPVPGPKQGPGPGGPKGGKMPGGPKPGGGPGLSTPGGHPKPPHRGGGEPRGGRQHHPPYHQQHHQGPPPGGPGGRSEEKLSDSEGFKANLSLLRRPGEKTYTQRCRLFVGNLPADITEDEFKRLFAKYGEPGEVFINKGKGFGFIKLESRALAEIAKAELDDTPMRGRQLRVRFATHAAALSVRNLSPYVSNELLEEAFSQFGPIERAVVIVDDRGRSTGKGIVEFASKPAARKAFERCSEGVFLLTTTPRPVIVEPLEQLDDEDGLPEKLAQKNPMYQKERETPPRFAQHGTFEYEYSQRWKSLDEMEKQQREQVEKNMKDAKDKLESEMEDAYHEHQANLLRQDLMRRQEELRRMEELHNQEMQKRKEMQLRQEEERRRREEEMMIRQREMEEQMRRQREESYSRMGYMDPRERDMRMGGGGAMNMGDPYGSGGQKFPPLGGGGGIGYEANPGVPPATMSGSMMGSDMVRMIDVG; encoded by the exons ATGTCTCGGGACCGGTTCCGAAGCCGGGGCGGTGGCGGTGGCGGCTTCCACCGACGCGGAGGAGGAGGCGGCCGCGGCGGCCTCCACGACTTCCGCTCCCCGCCGCCCGGCATGGGCCTCAATCAGAATCGCGGACCCATGGGGCCCGTGCCGGGCCAGGGTGGCCCCAAGCCTCAGATCCCGCCACCGCCTCCGCACCAGCAACAGcaccagcaacagcagcagccaccGCCGCAGCAGCCGCCACCACAGCAGCCGCCGCCGCTTCAGCCCCCGCCGCACCAGCCGCCCCATCAGCAGCCGCCGCACCAGCAGCCGCCGCAccagcagccgccgccgccgccacagGACTCATCTAAGTCTGTCGTTCCACAAGGACCCGGTTCGGCTCCCGGAGTAGGCAGCGCCCCTCCGGCCACCGGCTCGGCGCCGCCCGCCACACCCCCGACCTCGGGGGCCCCCACGGGGCCAGGTCCCACCCCGACCCCGCCGCCCGCTGTCACCTCGGCGCCCCCAGGTGCGCCTCCCCCGGCTCCGCCGAGCAGTGGGGTGCCCACCACCCCCCCTCAGGCTGGGGGCCCGCCGCCTCCACCACCTGCAGGGGGCCCGGTGCCCGGGCCTAAGCAGGGCCCGGGACCCGGCGGCCCCAAGGGCGGCAAAATGCCAGGCGGGCCGAAGCCTGGTGGCGGCCCGGGCCTAAGCACTCCTGGCGGCCACCCTAAGCCGCCGCACCGAGGTGGCGGGGAGCCCCGCGGGGGCCGGCAACACCATCCGCCCTACCACCAGCAGCACCACCAAGGGCCGCCGCCCGGAGGGCCCGGCGGCCGCAGCGAGGAGAAGCTTTCGGACTCTGAG GGGTTTAAAGCCAACTTGTCACTTCTGAGGAGGCCTGGAGAGAAAACTTACACCCAGCGCTGTCGGTTGTTTGTTGGTAATCTACCTGCAGACATCACGGAGGATGAATTCAAAAGACTTTTTGCTAAATATGGAGAACCAGGAGAAGTTTTTATAAACAAAGGCAAAGGATTTGGATTTATTAAGCtt GAATCTAGAGCGTTGGCTGAAATAGCTAAAGCTGAACTTGATGATACACCCATGAGAGGTAGACAGCTTCGGGTTCGATTTGCCACACATGCTGCTGCCCTTTCTGTTCGAAATCTTTCACCTTATGTTTCCAATGAACTGTTGGAAGAAGCCTTTAGCCAGTTTGGTCCTATTGAAAGGGCCGTTGTAATTGTGGATGATCGTGGAAGATCTACAGGGAAAGGCATTGTTGAATTTGCTTCTAAACCAGCAGCAAGAAAAGCATTTGAAAGATGCAGTGAAGGTGTTTTCTTACTGACAAC AACTCCTCGTCCAGTCATTGTGGAACCACTTGAACAGTTAGATGATGAAGACGGTCTTCCTGAAAAACTTGCCCAGAAGAATCCAATGTATCAAAA GGAGAGAGAAACCCCTCCTCGTTTTGCCCAGCATGGGACATTTGAGTATGAGTATTCTCAGCGGTGGAAGTCCCTtgatgaaatggaaaaacagCAGCGGGAACAAGTtgaaaaaaacatgaaagatgCAAAAGACAAATTGGAAAGTGAAATGGAAGATGCCTATCATGAACATCAGGCAAATCTTTTGCGTCAAG ATCTAATGAGACGCCAGGAAGAACTAAGACGCATGGAAGAACTGCACAATCAAGAAATGCAGAAACGTAAAGAGATGCAATTGAG gcaagaggaagaACGACGTAGGAGGGAAGAAGAGATGATGATTCGTCAACGTGAGATGGAAGAACAGATGAGACGCCAAAGAGAGGAAAGTTATAGTCGGATGGGCTATATGGATCCA agagaaagagacatgAGAATGGGTGGTGGAGGAGCAATGAACATGGGAG ATCCCTATGGCTCAGGAGGCCAGAAATTTCCACctctaggtggtggtggtggcataGGTTATGAAGCCAATCCTGGAGTTCCACCGGCAACAATGAGTGGTTCCATGATGGGAAGCGACATG
- the SFPQ gene encoding splicing factor, proline- and glutamine-rich isoform X1 produces MSRDRFRSRGGGGGGFHRRGGGGGRGGLHDFRSPPPGMGLNQNRGPMGPVPGQGGPKPQIPPPPPHQQQHQQQQQPPPQQPPPQQPPPLQPPPHQPPHQQPPHQQPPHQQPPPPPQDSSKSVVPQGPGSAPGVGSAPPATGSAPPATPPTSGAPTGPGPTPTPPPAVTSAPPGAPPPAPPSSGVPTTPPQAGGPPPPPPAGGPVPGPKQGPGPGGPKGGKMPGGPKPGGGPGLSTPGGHPKPPHRGGGEPRGGRQHHPPYHQQHHQGPPPGGPGGRSEEKLSDSEGFKANLSLLRRPGEKTYTQRCRLFVGNLPADITEDEFKRLFAKYGEPGEVFINKGKGFGFIKLESRALAEIAKAELDDTPMRGRQLRVRFATHAAALSVRNLSPYVSNELLEEAFSQFGPIERAVVIVDDRGRSTGKGIVEFASKPAARKAFERCSEGVFLLTTTPRPVIVEPLEQLDDEDGLPEKLAQKNPMYQKERETPPRFAQHGTFEYEYSQRWKSLDEMEKQQREQVEKNMKDAKDKLESEMEDAYHEHQANLLRQDLMRRQEELRRMEELHNQEMQKRKEMQLRQEEERRRREEEMMIRQREMEEQMRRQREESYSRMGYMDPRERDMRMGGGGAMNMGDPYGSGGQKFPPLGGGGGIGYEANPGVPPATMSGSMMGSDMRTERFGQGGAGPVGGQGPRGMGPGTPAGYGRGREEYEGPNKKPRF; encoded by the exons ATGTCTCGGGACCGGTTCCGAAGCCGGGGCGGTGGCGGTGGCGGCTTCCACCGACGCGGAGGAGGAGGCGGCCGCGGCGGCCTCCACGACTTCCGCTCCCCGCCGCCCGGCATGGGCCTCAATCAGAATCGCGGACCCATGGGGCCCGTGCCGGGCCAGGGTGGCCCCAAGCCTCAGATCCCGCCACCGCCTCCGCACCAGCAACAGcaccagcaacagcagcagccaccGCCGCAGCAGCCGCCACCACAGCAGCCGCCGCCGCTTCAGCCCCCGCCGCACCAGCCGCCCCATCAGCAGCCGCCGCACCAGCAGCCGCCGCAccagcagccgccgccgccgccacagGACTCATCTAAGTCTGTCGTTCCACAAGGACCCGGTTCGGCTCCCGGAGTAGGCAGCGCCCCTCCGGCCACCGGCTCGGCGCCGCCCGCCACACCCCCGACCTCGGGGGCCCCCACGGGGCCAGGTCCCACCCCGACCCCGCCGCCCGCTGTCACCTCGGCGCCCCCAGGTGCGCCTCCCCCGGCTCCGCCGAGCAGTGGGGTGCCCACCACCCCCCCTCAGGCTGGGGGCCCGCCGCCTCCACCACCTGCAGGGGGCCCGGTGCCCGGGCCTAAGCAGGGCCCGGGACCCGGCGGCCCCAAGGGCGGCAAAATGCCAGGCGGGCCGAAGCCTGGTGGCGGCCCGGGCCTAAGCACTCCTGGCGGCCACCCTAAGCCGCCGCACCGAGGTGGCGGGGAGCCCCGCGGGGGCCGGCAACACCATCCGCCCTACCACCAGCAGCACCACCAAGGGCCGCCGCCCGGAGGGCCCGGCGGCCGCAGCGAGGAGAAGCTTTCGGACTCTGAG GGGTTTAAAGCCAACTTGTCACTTCTGAGGAGGCCTGGAGAGAAAACTTACACCCAGCGCTGTCGGTTGTTTGTTGGTAATCTACCTGCAGACATCACGGAGGATGAATTCAAAAGACTTTTTGCTAAATATGGAGAACCAGGAGAAGTTTTTATAAACAAAGGCAAAGGATTTGGATTTATTAAGCtt GAATCTAGAGCGTTGGCTGAAATAGCTAAAGCTGAACTTGATGATACACCCATGAGAGGTAGACAGCTTCGGGTTCGATTTGCCACACATGCTGCTGCCCTTTCTGTTCGAAATCTTTCACCTTATGTTTCCAATGAACTGTTGGAAGAAGCCTTTAGCCAGTTTGGTCCTATTGAAAGGGCCGTTGTAATTGTGGATGATCGTGGAAGATCTACAGGGAAAGGCATTGTTGAATTTGCTTCTAAACCAGCAGCAAGAAAAGCATTTGAAAGATGCAGTGAAGGTGTTTTCTTACTGACAAC AACTCCTCGTCCAGTCATTGTGGAACCACTTGAACAGTTAGATGATGAAGACGGTCTTCCTGAAAAACTTGCCCAGAAGAATCCAATGTATCAAAA GGAGAGAGAAACCCCTCCTCGTTTTGCCCAGCATGGGACATTTGAGTATGAGTATTCTCAGCGGTGGAAGTCCCTtgatgaaatggaaaaacagCAGCGGGAACAAGTtgaaaaaaacatgaaagatgCAAAAGACAAATTGGAAAGTGAAATGGAAGATGCCTATCATGAACATCAGGCAAATCTTTTGCGTCAAG ATCTAATGAGACGCCAGGAAGAACTAAGACGCATGGAAGAACTGCACAATCAAGAAATGCAGAAACGTAAAGAGATGCAATTGAG gcaagaggaagaACGACGTAGGAGGGAAGAAGAGATGATGATTCGTCAACGTGAGATGGAAGAACAGATGAGACGCCAAAGAGAGGAAAGTTATAGTCGGATGGGCTATATGGATCCA agagaaagagacatgAGAATGGGTGGTGGAGGAGCAATGAACATGGGAG ATCCCTATGGCTCAGGAGGCCAGAAATTTCCACctctaggtggtggtggtggcataGGTTATGAAGCCAATCCTGGAGTTCCACCGGCAACAATGAGTGGTTCCATGATGGGAAGCGACATG CGTACTGAGCGCtttgggcagggaggtgcgggacCTGTGGGTGGACAGGGTCCTAGAGGAATGGGGCCTGGAACTCCAGCAGGATATGGTAGAGGGAGAGAAGAGTATGAAGGCCCAAACAAAAAACCCCGATTTTAG